In the Kineosporiaceae bacterium genome, one interval contains:
- a CDS encoding DNA-binding protein has protein sequence MLVPVDDLDALTTDWLTLPDIAERLGMDVVKVRRLIQDRFLVAVRRGSPPALSVPAGMLADDQVLSDLPGTLTVLFDAGFDDREALRWLLTPDETLPGSPLDALRSGRKTEIRRRAQAMAF, from the coding sequence ATGCTTGTCCCCGTGGACGATCTCGACGCCCTCACGACCGACTGGCTGACCCTTCCCGACATCGCCGAGCGTCTCGGGATGGACGTGGTCAAGGTCCGTCGCCTGATTCAGGACAGGTTCCTGGTGGCCGTGCGCCGCGGGTCACCGCCGGCGCTCAGCGTGCCGGCCGGCATGCTCGCCGACGATCAGGTGCTCTCGGACCTGCCCGGCACCCTCACCGTGCTGTTCGACGCCGGCTTCGACGACCGTGAGGCGTTGCGCTGGCTGCTCACGCCGGACGAGACGCTGCCGGGTTCGCCGCTGGATGCCCTGCGCTCCGGTCGCAAGACCGAGATCCGGCGACGAGCACAGGCCATGGCCTTCTGA
- a CDS encoding ATP-binding cassette domain-containing protein — translation MITTRSLSQTFHTRRGREKVDVEAVRGVDLHVAEGEIVSFLGPNGAGKTTTLRMLTTLLRPTAGTATVAGHDVLTEAVAVRRSIGYVSQSGSTSSVARAGEEVIDHGMLYGIDRARAERRGRELFDQLALDGLWDRQPKSMSGGQRRRLDIAMGLIHDPRLIFLDEPTTGLDPQARVNLWQHIADLRDRLGATIFLTTHYLDEADALSDRVIVIDNGRIIADDTPERLKQQVSGDLVDLELADVAQVPLAVKHLESHGEVETDGRHVRARLPHAGAVVPSLLRDLEAEAITLSHLEIRRPTLDDVFLTLTGRSLREGA, via the coding sequence GTGATCACGACCCGATCACTCAGTCAGACCTTCCATACCCGCCGGGGCCGCGAGAAGGTCGACGTCGAGGCCGTGCGCGGCGTCGACCTGCACGTCGCCGAGGGCGAGATCGTCTCGTTCCTCGGCCCCAACGGCGCCGGCAAGACCACCACTTTGCGCATGCTCACCACCCTGCTGCGCCCGACCGCCGGCACGGCCACGGTCGCCGGCCACGACGTGCTCACCGAGGCGGTCGCCGTCCGGCGCAGCATCGGCTATGTGTCGCAGTCCGGCTCGACCAGCTCGGTGGCCCGGGCCGGCGAGGAGGTGATCGACCACGGCATGCTCTATGGCATCGATCGTGCTCGGGCCGAGCGTCGCGGGCGGGAACTCTTCGACCAGCTGGCTCTCGACGGGCTGTGGGATCGCCAACCCAAGTCGATGTCCGGCGGGCAACGTCGCCGACTCGACATCGCCATGGGTCTGATCCACGACCCGCGCCTGATCTTCCTCGACGAGCCGACAACCGGCCTGGACCCGCAGGCCCGGGTCAACCTGTGGCAGCACATCGCCGACCTGCGCGACCGGCTCGGCGCCACGATCTTCCTGACCACGCACTACCTCGACGAGGCCGACGCGCTGAGCGATCGGGTGATCGTGATCGACAACGGCCGGATCATCGCGGACGACACCCCGGAACGGCTCAAGCAGCAGGTCTCCGGCGATCTGGTCGACCTCGAGCTCGCCGACGTCGCGCAGGTGCCGCTGGCGGTCAAGCACCTGGAGAGTCACGGCGAGGTCGAGACCGACGGACGCCACGTGCGCGCCCGACTGCCACACGCCGGGGCCGTGGTGCCCTCACTGCTGCGTGACCTCGAGGCCGAGGCGATCACCCTGTCGCACCTCGAGATCCGGCGTCCGACGCTGGACGACGTGTTCCTGACCCTGACCGGCCGTTCGTTGCGAGAGGGGGCCTGA
- the crtI gene encoding phytoene desaturase, which produces MRTVSGPTDHVVIVGAGLAGLSAAMRLAGAGRRVTVVEREAIPGGRAGLIVREAPDGGSYRFDTGPTVLTMPELIEDCFDALGESMSSWLDLRPLEPAYRARFADGSALSVFADVAAMTAEIERVCGAQEAAGFVRYVEAVSRIYRYEMRHFVDKVLDTPWGMLAGGGAVNLARLVALGGLRRLAPFVGQYLKDPRTQRMYSFQALYAGVSPQQALAIYAVISYMDSVAGVFTAAGGMHALPRAMADAAAAHGVQFRYATTVTRVEHRDGRATAVITQDGERIAADVVVLNPDLPIAYRDLLGHEPRRVRRLRYSPSCYLLLAGSRATYPEAVRSTMAHHTIDFGAAWDSVFEDLTGGRLMSDPSLLISTPTLSDPSLAPPGRHIHYVLAPTPNLVPPAGTAPLDWERLTPIYREHLMRTLEARGYTGFAAGIEVEHITTPADWQAQGMAAGTPFAAAHTFTQTGPFRPHNLWGRNVVFTGSGTQPGVGVPMVLISGRLAAERICGKDRRYRSRAWR; this is translated from the coding sequence ATGCGAACGGTCAGTGGTCCGACCGACCATGTGGTGATCGTCGGGGCGGGGTTGGCGGGCCTGTCCGCCGCCATGCGCCTGGCCGGCGCCGGACGGCGGGTCACCGTGGTCGAGCGCGAGGCGATCCCCGGCGGTCGCGCCGGGTTGATCGTCCGTGAGGCGCCGGACGGCGGCAGCTACCGGTTCGACACCGGCCCGACGGTGCTGACCATGCCCGAGCTGATCGAGGACTGCTTCGACGCCCTCGGTGAGTCGATGTCGTCCTGGCTCGACCTGCGCCCCCTCGAGCCCGCGTACCGGGCCCGGTTCGCCGACGGCAGCGCCCTGTCGGTGTTCGCCGACGTCGCCGCGATGACCGCCGAGATCGAGCGGGTCTGCGGGGCGCAGGAGGCCGCCGGGTTCGTCCGGTACGTCGAGGCCGTCAGCCGGATCTACCGCTACGAGATGCGCCACTTCGTCGACAAGGTGCTCGACACACCCTGGGGCATGCTGGCCGGCGGCGGCGCGGTGAACCTGGCCCGGCTGGTCGCCCTCGGCGGCTTGCGCCGGCTCGCGCCGTTCGTGGGCCAGTACCTGAAAGACCCTCGCACGCAACGGATGTACTCCTTTCAGGCACTGTATGCCGGGGTCTCGCCGCAGCAGGCCCTGGCCATCTACGCGGTGATCTCGTACATGGACTCGGTGGCCGGGGTGTTCACCGCCGCCGGCGGCATGCACGCACTGCCGCGCGCCATGGCGGACGCCGCGGCAGCCCACGGCGTCCAGTTCCGCTATGCCACGACCGTGACCCGGGTCGAGCACCGCGACGGCCGCGCCACCGCCGTGATCACGCAGGACGGCGAGCGGATCGCCGCCGATGTGGTGGTGCTCAACCCGGACCTGCCGATCGCCTACCGCGACCTGCTCGGCCACGAGCCCCGGCGGGTGCGACGACTGCGCTACTCGCCGTCCTGCTATCTGCTGCTGGCCGGCTCACGGGCGACCTACCCCGAGGCGGTGCGCTCGACGATGGCCCACCACACCATCGACTTCGGCGCGGCCTGGGACTCGGTGTTCGAGGACCTGACCGGCGGGCGGCTGATGAGCGACCCCTCGCTGCTGATCTCGACCCCGACCCTGTCGGACCCCTCGCTGGCTCCCCCGGGACGCCACATCCACTATGTCCTGGCCCCCACCCCGAACCTGGTACCCCCGGCCGGAACGGCACCGCTGGACTGGGAACGGCTGACCCCGATCTACCGCGAGCACCTGATGCGCACGCTCGAGGCCCGCGGGTACACGGGCTTCGCCGCGGGCATCGAGGTCGAGCACATCACCACCCCGGCCGATTGGCAGGCGCAGGGTATGGCGGCGGGCACCCCGTTCGCCGCGGCGCACACCTTCACCCAGACCGGGCCGTTCCGCCCGCACAACCTGTGGGGACGCAACGTGGTCTTCACCGGATCGGGTACCCAGCCGGGTGTGGGCGTGCCCATGGTGCTGATCTCGGGACGGCTCGCGGCAGAGCGGATCTGCGGCAAGGACCGTCGGTATCGGTCCCGGGCATGGCGCTGA
- a CDS encoding SIMPL domain-containing protein (The SIMPL domain is named for its presence in mouse protein SIMPL (signalling molecule that associates with mouse pelle-like kinase). Bacterial member BP26, from Brucella, was shown to assemble into a channel-like structure, while YggE from E. coli has been associated with resistance to oxidative stress.), with product MSELVALQGLSLISVSGVGRASAAPDVMRVHLVASALRPSVAEALAASEQAASAIRAVLASARVAPADASTLGLSIQAEQTWDGGGVPRTTGFRSEHRMAVALRDLAAAGRVLGEALGAGGDDLRLESVGFEVEDDEPLRSRARAVAWADAERRATQLAELAGVSLGRVHTIGEQSGFMPVPMMAMAAGAEKARDLSVGVEPGAVGVEVSLAVQWAVA from the coding sequence ATGAGTGAACTCGTTGCCCTGCAAGGTCTTTCGCTGATCAGCGTGTCGGGGGTGGGACGGGCGAGCGCGGCGCCGGACGTGATGCGGGTGCACCTGGTCGCCAGTGCACTGCGGCCCTCGGTGGCCGAGGCACTGGCGGCCAGCGAGCAGGCCGCGTCCGCGATTCGCGCCGTGCTGGCCTCCGCCAGGGTGGCACCCGCCGATGCCAGCACGCTCGGGTTGTCGATCCAGGCCGAGCAGACCTGGGACGGTGGCGGGGTGCCGCGGACCACGGGTTTTCGCAGTGAACACCGCATGGCGGTCGCGCTGCGCGACCTGGCCGCGGCCGGCCGGGTGCTCGGCGAGGCGTTGGGCGCCGGGGGCGATGACCTGCGGCTCGAGAGCGTCGGGTTCGAGGTCGAGGACGACGAGCCGCTGCGCTCGCGGGCCCGGGCGGTGGCGTGGGCGGACGCCGAGCGCCGGGCCACCCAACTCGCCGAGTTGGCCGGGGTGTCGTTGGGGCGCGTGCACACCATCGGCGAGCAGTCCGGGTTCATGCCGGTGCCGATGATGGCCATGGCCGCCGGGGCCGAGAAGGCCCGCGACCTGTCCGTCGGGGTCGAACCCGGTGCCGTGGGTGTCGAGGTGAGTCTCGCCGTCCAGTGGGCCGTCGCCTGA
- a CDS encoding PadR family transcriptional regulator yields the protein MAALATTISVLGAVALFEPVNGYQVRRELLSWQLDQWAQIKPGSIYSMLATLTRQGYLERHDISDDGRAVAVHTTTVAGRHRLAQLLDRALTEADPLSPLPFHVALMMAGLLPREQVAACLTRRLDNLAALDRDLATKLDLMTSGERTPPDVIDVVRLSQDLTRTEIAWVQRRLADLEAGRFSFAGEPMTWTPAADDPGHQMTAERARYRRLLALPDPDG from the coding sequence ATGGCAGCTCTGGCGACCACGATCAGCGTGCTGGGAGCGGTCGCCCTGTTCGAGCCGGTCAACGGCTATCAGGTGCGCCGCGAGTTGCTCAGCTGGCAACTCGACCAGTGGGCACAGATCAAACCCGGCTCGATCTACTCGATGCTGGCCACGCTCACCCGCCAGGGGTACCTCGAGCGCCACGACATCTCGGACGACGGCCGCGCCGTCGCCGTCCACACCACCACCGTGGCGGGTCGCCACCGGCTCGCGCAGCTGCTCGACCGGGCGCTGACCGAGGCCGACCCGTTGTCCCCGTTGCCGTTTCACGTCGCCCTCATGATGGCCGGGCTGCTCCCCCGCGAGCAGGTGGCAGCCTGCCTGACCCGGCGGCTGGACAATCTGGCCGCCCTCGATCGCGACCTGGCGACCAAGCTCGACCTGATGACCTCCGGCGAGCGCACCCCACCGGACGTGATCGACGTCGTCCGACTCAGCCAGGACCTGACGCGCACCGAGATCGCCTGGGTGCAGCGGCGCCTGGCCGATCTCGAGGCAGGCCGGTTCAGCTTCGCCGGCGAGCCCATGACCTGGACGCCGGCCGCGGACGATCCGGGCCATCAGATGACGGCCGAGCGAGCGCGCTACCGGCGGCTGTTGGCGCTGCCCGACCCCGACGGGTGA
- a CDS encoding phytoene/squalene synthase family protein has protein sequence MAPVSKRALDAAGISDPQLRADYETCRRLNRDHGRTYYLSTTLLPPEKRPYVWALYGFARRADEFVDAMAVPDAVALIDWGRTFLDILAPGAAVGAATSGSPSGSAAPHTTDPVARAMAHTMRRWSIPRAHVEAFLESMQMDLTVNAYPTYTDLEQYMYGSAAVIGLQMLPVLEPMAPEASARARALGEAFQMTNFIRDLGEDLTLRGRVYLPAEDLEVFGVSREILAAGVITPPVRELLRFEIDRTRALYAFAEPGINMVHPTSRDCLRTAFLLYRGILDEVEANHYQVLTQRVAVPLRRRLQVAAPAWRRARTARREQLRWQAA, from the coding sequence ATGGCGCCCGTGAGCAAGCGTGCCCTGGACGCGGCGGGGATCTCCGATCCCCAGTTGCGCGCGGACTACGAGACCTGTCGTCGGTTGAACCGCGATCACGGCCGTACCTACTACCTCTCGACCACGCTGCTCCCGCCGGAGAAGCGGCCCTACGTCTGGGCGCTCTACGGCTTCGCCCGGCGGGCCGACGAGTTCGTCGATGCCATGGCCGTGCCCGATGCCGTCGCCCTGATCGACTGGGGTCGCACCTTCCTCGACATCCTGGCCCCCGGAGCCGCGGTCGGCGCTGCCACATCCGGGTCGCCGTCCGGTTCGGCGGCACCCCACACCACCGACCCGGTGGCGCGCGCGATGGCCCACACCATGCGGCGCTGGTCGATCCCTCGGGCGCACGTCGAGGCGTTCCTCGAGTCCATGCAGATGGACCTCACCGTGAACGCCTACCCCACGTACACCGATCTCGAGCAGTACATGTACGGCTCGGCGGCCGTGATCGGGTTGCAGATGCTGCCGGTGCTCGAGCCCATGGCCCCCGAGGCGAGCGCTCGGGCACGGGCCCTCGGTGAGGCATTCCAGATGACCAACTTCATCCGCGATCTCGGCGAGGACCTGACCCTGCGAGGGCGGGTCTACCTGCCCGCCGAGGACCTGGAGGTGTTCGGCGTCAGCCGCGAGATCCTGGCCGCCGGCGTGATCACCCCCCCGGTGCGCGAACTGCTGCGGTTCGAGATCGACCGCACCCGGGCGCTCTACGCCTTCGCCGAGCCGGGGATCAACATGGTGCACCCCACCAGCCGAGACTGTCTGCGGACGGCGTTCCTGCTCTACCGGGGCATCCTCGACGAGGTCGAGGCGAACCACTATCAGGTGCTGACCCAGCGCGTCGCCGTCCCGCTGCGACGCCGGCTGCAGGTCGCCGCGCCCGCGTGGCGCCGAGCGCGCACCGCACGCCGCGAACAGCTGCGTTGGCAAGCAGCCTGA
- a CDS encoding polyprenyl synthetase family protein, which produces MLEEFLDRQVGTLEGVSSDCTLMVEYIADLMRGGKRLRPAFCYWGWRGAGGEDCADIVTTASALEFFQAAALIHDDVMDDSDTRRGLPSVHRRFAALHAGADWSGDGVRFGQAGAILAGDLCLVWSDELFAAGGLVGDHPAGRRGRQVFDRMRTELMAGQYLDMLEQSSATPRAVAARDITDAVERARRVIHYKSAKYTIEQPLLLGGALAGADETLLAAYAAFGLPLGEAFQLRDDILGVFGDPERTGKPAGDDLREGKRTVLVAAARGRATPAAAATLERLLGDTTLDAAGVETARTILQDCGAVSHVEQLIDELTDGARTALAGIPGDQLAPHARTVLEALVDAATDRTT; this is translated from the coding sequence GTGCTCGAGGAGTTCCTGGACCGTCAGGTCGGCACGCTGGAGGGGGTCTCCAGCGACTGCACCCTGATGGTCGAGTACATCGCCGACCTGATGCGCGGTGGCAAACGCCTGCGCCCGGCGTTCTGCTACTGGGGCTGGCGCGGTGCCGGCGGTGAGGACTGCGCCGACATCGTCACCACCGCCTCGGCGCTCGAGTTCTTCCAGGCCGCAGCGCTGATCCACGACGACGTGATGGACGACTCGGACACCCGGCGCGGCCTGCCGTCGGTGCACCGCAGGTTCGCGGCCCTCCACGCGGGCGCCGACTGGAGCGGGGACGGCGTCCGGTTCGGCCAGGCGGGGGCAATCCTCGCCGGTGATCTGTGCCTGGTCTGGAGCGACGAGCTCTTCGCGGCCGGTGGACTGGTCGGCGACCACCCGGCTGGACGCCGTGGCCGCCAGGTCTTCGACCGGATGCGCACCGAGCTGATGGCCGGGCAGTATCTCGACATGCTCGAGCAGTCGAGCGCCACGCCGCGCGCCGTCGCGGCCAGGGACATCACCGACGCCGTGGAGCGCGCCCGGCGCGTGATCCACTACAAGAGCGCCAAGTACACGATCGAACAGCCCCTGCTGCTGGGCGGCGCCCTGGCCGGGGCGGACGAGACCCTGCTCGCCGCGTATGCCGCGTTCGGCCTACCCCTGGGTGAGGCGTTCCAGCTGCGCGACGACATCCTGGGGGTGTTCGGCGACCCCGAACGAACCGGCAAGCCGGCCGGTGACGACCTGCGGGAGGGCAAGCGCACCGTGTTGGTGGCCGCCGCCCGCGGCCGCGCCACCCCGGCTGCCGCAGCCACCCTCGAGCGGCTGCTCGGGGACACGACTCTGGACGCTGCCGGCGTCGAGACGGCCCGTACGATCCTGCAGGACTGCGGCGCGGTGTCCCACGTCGAGCAGCTGATCGACGAGCTGACCGACGGGGCACGGACGGCGTTGGCCGGCATCCCCGGCGACCAGCTGGCGCCCCATGCCCGGACCGTGCTCGAGGCACTGGTCGACGCAGCCACCGACCGCACCACCTGA
- the metF gene encoding methylenetetrahydrofolate reductase [NAD(P)H] has product MATLAPKLARGVRSFSFEFFPPRDDAAEAVLWEAIRRLEPLAPTFVSVTYGAGGSTRDRTTRVTAAIAEQTTLTPMAHLTCVGASRAELRQVIGAYAAAGVPAVMALRGDPPAGPGRPWQAHPEGLDHAEDLVRLVRELGSFDVGVAAFPDGHPESPDLDHDARVLRAKADAGADFAITQFFFDPAAYFGLLDRLSALGCDLPVIPGIMPVTNLAQITRFAQLSGTPMPPAVIARLEAVAGDAAAVRAVGVELATELAAALLDGGAPGLHFYTLNRSTATLDVFNQLGALAR; this is encoded by the coding sequence ATGGCGACTCTCGCACCGAAGCTCGCACGCGGCGTCCGCTCGTTCTCGTTCGAGTTCTTCCCGCCCAGGGACGACGCCGCCGAAGCCGTGCTCTGGGAGGCGATCCGCCGGTTGGAGCCGTTGGCTCCCACCTTCGTGTCGGTGACCTACGGCGCCGGCGGCTCGACGCGTGATCGCACCACCCGCGTCACCGCCGCGATCGCCGAGCAGACCACGTTGACGCCGATGGCGCATCTCACGTGTGTGGGGGCCTCGCGGGCGGAACTGCGGCAGGTGATCGGGGCCTACGCCGCTGCCGGCGTACCCGCGGTGATGGCGCTGCGCGGCGATCCGCCGGCCGGGCCGGGCCGGCCGTGGCAGGCCCACCCCGAGGGGCTCGACCACGCCGAGGACCTGGTGCGCCTGGTGCGCGAACTGGGCAGCTTCGATGTCGGGGTGGCGGCCTTCCCCGATGGGCATCCCGAGAGTCCCGACCTCGACCACGATGCCCGGGTGCTGCGAGCCAAGGCCGACGCCGGCGCCGACTTCGCGATCACCCAGTTCTTCTTCGACCCGGCGGCCTACTTCGGCCTGCTCGACCGGCTCTCGGCCTTGGGCTGTGATCTCCCGGTGATCCCCGGGATCATGCCGGTGACGAACCTGGCCCAGATCACCCGGTTCGCGCAGTTGTCGGGCACCCCGATGCCACCCGCGGTGATCGCCCGGCTGGAGGCGGTGGCCGGGGACGCCGCGGCGGTGCGGGCGGTCGGGGTCGAACTGGCCACCGAGTTGGCTGCCGCTCTGCTCGATGGCGGTGCACCCGGACTGCACTTCTACACTCTGAACCGCTCGACGGCGACGCTCGACGTCTTCAATCAGTTGGGAGCACTGGCTCGATGA
- a CDS encoding ABC transporter permease, which yields MRFARESFIVFRRQLRMNLRNPAWVIIGLTQPVLYLLLFGPLLKPMTAQFGAQNAYTFFVPGLLVQLGVFGAFFAGFGLIAEWREGVVEAERVTPASRTALLVGRLSRDLLQILAQAIVLCALGYALGMRASAIGLVIGVLLTVLLGAACSAASYAVALTTKSEDVMAPILNSVLLPVLLLSGILLPMTLGPAWLQKVSDYMPIKHVVDGVRSSFAGDLASSSVMWGSVWAVVLTGLAVYWGTSTFRKENA from the coding sequence ATGCGCTTCGCCCGCGAGTCCTTCATCGTCTTCCGTCGCCAACTGCGCATGAACCTGCGCAACCCGGCCTGGGTGATCATCGGCCTGACCCAACCAGTGCTCTACCTGTTGCTGTTCGGGCCGTTGCTCAAACCCATGACCGCCCAGTTCGGCGCTCAGAACGCGTACACGTTCTTCGTGCCCGGCCTGCTGGTGCAACTCGGCGTGTTCGGTGCCTTCTTCGCCGGTTTCGGCCTGATCGCCGAGTGGCGTGAGGGCGTGGTCGAGGCCGAACGCGTCACCCCGGCCAGCCGCACGGCGCTGCTCGTCGGCCGGCTCAGCCGTGACTTGTTGCAGATCCTGGCCCAGGCGATCGTGTTGTGTGCGTTGGGATATGCCCTGGGCATGCGGGCCTCGGCCATCGGCTTGGTGATCGGCGTGCTGCTCACCGTGCTGCTGGGCGCGGCCTGCTCGGCGGCGTCCTACGCGGTGGCGTTGACCACCAAGAGCGAGGACGTCATGGCCCCGATCCTGAACTCGGTGCTGCTGCCGGTGCTGTTGCTCTCGGGCATCCTGCTGCCGATGACGCTCGGACCGGCGTGGCTGCAGAAGGTCAGCGACTACATGCCGATCAAACATGTGGTGGACGGCGTGCGGTCCTCGTTCGCGGGTGACCTCGCCTCGTCCAGCGTGATGTGGGGATCGGTGTGGGCCGTCGTCCTGACCGGTCTGGCCGTGTACTGGGGCACCAGCACGTTCCGCAAGGAGAACGCCTGA
- a CDS encoding LysM peptidoglycan-binding domain-containing protein, protein MSDASTPPEAAPTQPTSGALLRSAPRHACQPDAALEAMVRRVKLPDGAPAALRTAGVPLLTAALVATGQGAAHATPEISAATTAGSSAVAAGQSATQAPAHPTYRVREGDTLAEIARRTGLSVPALIEANHLSPTGLIRIGQVLVLPGLKTPASAAGQPATTHPAGRTGGTIYLVQPGDTVAAIAEHFGISPASIVRANKLANPSRIRPGLKLRLPGVPSRARTHPASQGKPATAANAGTNAGNKAGSKTPAPTPTRPYTVKAGDTLIGISQAQKVALEVLLKLNGLTQASVIHPDQVLRLPAPPAPKVPDTFNGRKYPAAVAQAAAANRAELAKRAMPTRAQMRQLVQDTAAGMGVDPALALGVAWQESGFNPRVVSPANAIGTMQVIPGTGVWASDLVGRRLDLLKPQDNVTAGVAVLAALLARAKNEDEAIAGYYQGLASVRARGMFEDTKSYVASVQAHRKRFAAELGKG, encoded by the coding sequence GTGAGCGACGCGAGCACCCCGCCCGAGGCGGCGCCCACTCAGCCCACCTCCGGCGCCCTCCTGCGCTCGGCGCCGAGGCACGCCTGCCAGCCGGACGCCGCCCTCGAGGCCATGGTGCGCCGAGTGAAGCTGCCGGACGGCGCGCCGGCCGCGCTGCGGACCGCCGGGGTGCCGTTGCTGACGGCGGCCCTGGTCGCCACCGGCCAGGGCGCGGCGCACGCCACCCCCGAGATCTCCGCTGCCACCACCGCCGGGAGCTCGGCCGTGGCTGCCGGGCAGAGCGCGACGCAGGCCCCGGCACACCCGACCTATCGCGTCCGCGAGGGCGACACCCTGGCAGAGATCGCCCGGCGCACCGGGCTCAGCGTGCCTGCCCTGATCGAGGCCAACCACCTCTCGCCCACCGGGTTGATCCGGATCGGCCAGGTCCTGGTGCTCCCCGGGCTGAAGACCCCGGCGAGCGCCGCGGGACAGCCGGCCACGACCCACCCCGCCGGACGTACCGGCGGGACGATCTACCTGGTGCAACCGGGCGACACCGTGGCCGCCATCGCCGAGCACTTCGGGATCTCCCCCGCCTCGATCGTGCGCGCCAACAAGCTGGCCAATCCCTCGCGCATCCGGCCCGGACTGAAGCTGCGCCTGCCCGGGGTTCCCTCGCGCGCCCGCACCCACCCGGCGTCCCAGGGCAAGCCCGCCACGGCCGCCAACGCCGGGACCAACGCCGGGAACAAGGCCGGGTCGAAGACCCCCGCACCGACGCCCACCCGCCCCTACACCGTGAAGGCCGGCGACACGCTGATCGGGATCAGCCAGGCCCAGAAGGTGGCGCTGGAGGTACTCCTGAAGCTCAATGGCCTGACCCAGGCCAGTGTGATCCACCCCGACCAGGTGCTGCGACTGCCGGCGCCGCCCGCGCCGAAGGTGCCCGACACCTTCAACGGACGGAAGTACCCGGCCGCCGTCGCCCAGGCGGCCGCGGCCAACCGGGCCGAGCTGGCCAAGCGTGCGATGCCCACCCGCGCTCAGATGCGCCAGCTGGTCCAGGACACGGCCGCCGGGATGGGCGTCGACCCGGCCCTGGCCCTGGGTGTGGCCTGGCAGGAGTCCGGCTTCAACCCGCGGGTGGTCTCGCCGGCCAACGCCATCGGCACCATGCAGGTGATCCCCGGCACCGGGGTGTGGGCCTCCGACCTGGTCGGGCGCCGACTCGACCTGCTCAAACCCCAGGACAACGTCACCGCGGGCGTCGCCGTCCTGGCCGCCCTGCTCGCCCGGGCCAAGAACGAGGACGAGGCCATCGCCGGCTACTACCAGGGGCTGGCCTCGGTCCGCGCCCGCGGCATGTTCGAGGACACCAAGTCCTATGTCGCCAGCGTGCAGGCCCACCGCAAGCGTTTCGCCGCCGAACTCGGCAAGGGCTGA